The following proteins are co-located in the Telopea speciosissima isolate NSW1024214 ecotype Mountain lineage chromosome 9, Tspe_v1, whole genome shotgun sequence genome:
- the LOC122640419 gene encoding uncharacterized protein LOC122640419 isoform X2: MIFERGPTQSNLECFLECTTPIVRSQFLPKTAMKNLNRLWHPWERETVEYFTLEDLWSCFGEWSAYGAGTPIILNNEETVVQYYVPYLSAIQIFTSNATLTRFREESEAGDCETRCSFSDSCSDESESEKMWRWDGGSSEEYGFERETLWHLSDRLGYLYFQYFERSAPYGRVPLMDKINGLARRYPGLMTLRSVDLSPASWMAVAWYPIYHIPTGRTVKDLSACFLTYHTLSSSFQDMEPEEEIGSSKRKRKEREGIALPPFGLATYKMQGNVWVSSSEGGGGGGGGGGRDQERLMSMLSAADSWLKQLRVQHHDFSYFTRNRHG; encoded by the exons atgATTTTCGAGAGAGGGCCAACGCAATCGAACCTCGAATGTTTTCTAGAATGTACAACACCAATTGTTCGATCACAGTTTCTACCGAAG ACCGCCATGAAAAATCTTAATCGGCTTTGGCATCCTTGGGAAAGAGAAACAGTTGAGTATTTCACATTGGAAGATCTATGGAGTTGTTTTGGTGAATGGAGCGCTTATGGGGCAGGAACTCCAATTATATTGAACAATGAAGAAACTGTTGTTCAATATTATGTTCCTTATCTCTCTGCAATTCAGATTTTCACAAGCAATGCAACCTTAACCAGATTCCG GGAAGAGTCTGAAGCAGGGGATTGTGAGACTAGATGTTCCTTCAGTGATTCCTGTAGTGATGAAAGTGAGAGTGAGAAGATGTGGAGATGGGATGGTGGTTCCTCTGAAGAATATGGTTTTGAGAGAGAAACCCTTTGGCATCTTAGTGATCGGTTGGGTTACCTTTACTTTCAGTACTTTGAACGATCTGCTCCTTATGGAAGAGTTCCTCTCATGGATAag ATCAATGGATTGGCTAGAAGATATCCTGGATTAATGACTTTGAGAAGTGTTGATCTCTCCCCAGCTAGTTGGATGGCAGTTgcttg GTACCCAATCTATCACATTCCCACAGGGAGAACCGTGAAGGATCTGTCGGCATGCTTTCTCACCTACCACACTCTTTCATCATCCTTCCAAG ATATGGAACCAGAAGAAGAGATTGGAAGCTCAAAAAGAAAgcgaaaggaaagggaaggtaTCGCTCTTCCTCCCTTCGGGCTCGCCACTTATAAGATGCAAGGCAACGTGTGGGTCTCAAGCAGTGAGG gaggtggtggtggtggtggtggtggtggtcgggACCAAGAGAGGTTGATGTCAATGTTGAGCGCTGCAGATTCGTGGCTAAAGCAGCTAAGAGTTCAACACCATGACTTTAGCTACTTCACAAGGAATCGTCATGGATGA
- the LOC122640419 gene encoding uncharacterized protein LOC122640419 isoform X1, whose protein sequence is MIFERGPTQSNLECFLECTTPIVRSQFLPKTAMKNLNRLWHPWERETVEYFTLEDLWSCFGEWSAYGAGTPIILNNEETVVQYYVPYLSAIQIFTSNATLTRFREESEAGDCETRCSFSDSCSDESESEKMWRWDGGSSEEYGFERETLWHLSDRLGYLYFQYFERSAPYGRVPLMDKINGLARRYPGLMTLRSVDLSPASWMAVAWYPIYHIPTGRTVKDLSACFLTYHTLSSSFQDMEPEEEIGSSKRKRKEREGIALPPFGLATYKMQGNVWVSSSEGDSEGGGGGGGGGGGGGGGGGRDQERLMSMLSAADSWLKQLRVQHHDFSYFTRNRHG, encoded by the exons atgATTTTCGAGAGAGGGCCAACGCAATCGAACCTCGAATGTTTTCTAGAATGTACAACACCAATTGTTCGATCACAGTTTCTACCGAAG ACCGCCATGAAAAATCTTAATCGGCTTTGGCATCCTTGGGAAAGAGAAACAGTTGAGTATTTCACATTGGAAGATCTATGGAGTTGTTTTGGTGAATGGAGCGCTTATGGGGCAGGAACTCCAATTATATTGAACAATGAAGAAACTGTTGTTCAATATTATGTTCCTTATCTCTCTGCAATTCAGATTTTCACAAGCAATGCAACCTTAACCAGATTCCG GGAAGAGTCTGAAGCAGGGGATTGTGAGACTAGATGTTCCTTCAGTGATTCCTGTAGTGATGAAAGTGAGAGTGAGAAGATGTGGAGATGGGATGGTGGTTCCTCTGAAGAATATGGTTTTGAGAGAGAAACCCTTTGGCATCTTAGTGATCGGTTGGGTTACCTTTACTTTCAGTACTTTGAACGATCTGCTCCTTATGGAAGAGTTCCTCTCATGGATAag ATCAATGGATTGGCTAGAAGATATCCTGGATTAATGACTTTGAGAAGTGTTGATCTCTCCCCAGCTAGTTGGATGGCAGTTgcttg GTACCCAATCTATCACATTCCCACAGGGAGAACCGTGAAGGATCTGTCGGCATGCTTTCTCACCTACCACACTCTTTCATCATCCTTCCAAG ATATGGAACCAGAAGAAGAGATTGGAAGCTCAAAAAGAAAgcgaaaggaaagggaaggtaTCGCTCTTCCTCCCTTCGGGCTCGCCACTTATAAGATGCAAGGCAACGTGTGGGTCTCAAGCAGTGAGGGTGACAGTgagggtggaggtggaggtggaggtggaggtggtggtggtggtggtggtggtggtcgggACCAAGAGAGGTTGATGTCAATGTTGAGCGCTGCAGATTCGTGGCTAAAGCAGCTAAGAGTTCAACACCATGACTTTAGCTACTTCACAAGGAATCGTCATGGATGA
- the LOC122638835 gene encoding photosystem II repair protein PSB27-H1, chloroplastic — MSSPTLITPSSKPKLLAGFRPKSTSITTTTTTTSITSDASTSIRQKGRREFITLIAGILSPALIFQVLPASAASDEEYVKEAEEVINKVRSTINIDKNDPNVAAAVAELRETSNSWVAKYRREKALLGRASFRDIYSALNAVSGHYISFGPSAPIPAKRKARILEEMESAEKSLLRGR, encoded by the coding sequence ATGTCTTCTCCTACTCTCATAACTCCCAGTAGCAAACCAAAATTACTTGCAGGTTTCAGACCCAAATCCAcctccatcaccaccaccaccaccactactagcatcacTTCCGATGCCTCTACATCGATTCGGCAAAAGGGTCGGCGAGAATTTATCACCTTGATAGCCGGAATCCTCTCACCGGCATTGATTTTTCAGGTTTTGCCGGCCTCAGCAGCTTCGGATGAAGAGTATGTGAAGGAAGCAGAGGAGGTGATCAACAAGGTTCGGAGCACCATTAACATAGATAAAAATGACCCAAATGTAGCTGCTGCGGTTGCTGAGCTGCGAGAGACATCAAATTCATGGGTAGCTAAGTACAGGAGAGAGAAAGCATTGTTGGGTCGGGCTTCATTCAGAGATATCTACTCTGCACTCAATGCAGTCTCTGGGCATTATATTAGTTTTGGACCTTCTGCTCCCATTCCTGCTAAGCGCAAGGCAAGGATCTTAGAAGAGATGGAGTCTGCAGAGAAATCCCTACTCAGAGGtagataa
- the LOC122640416 gene encoding cytochrome P450 CYP736A12-like gives MYWWFTGGRNVIGHRRLPPGPRGLPIIGSLHMLGKLPHHSLRKLANKYGPIMFIRLGQVPAMVVSSPKAAELVLKTYDSIFASRPNTMASKHLSYGGKGIAFTQYGPYWTKMRRLCTTEFFGHSKIGLFKLMREEELGRLVEILKKDAEAGTMVDFTAKVGSLIEQMTYLMVLGERDDNFNIKPVIKEALRLSGAFNLDDYIPGSLDIQGLTRHMKAVNKVADEFLEKLIDNHLQPTKDHKDHHKGFIDTMLSLMLKSDGRIKDQQQYMMDRTNIKAIMVDMLVGSMDSTTTTIEWTFSELLKHPRVMKKLQEELKNVVGMDKFVKEEYLLNLEYLNMVIRESMRLHPPGPLLVPRESMEDVTIDDYYIPKKSCVIINAWAIGRDPNVWSDNAEEFLPERFIGNGVDIQGHDFQLIPFGSGRRVCPGLQLGLTLVRLVLAQLVHCFDWTLPNGMLPSDLDMNEMYGLTVSRAKPLLAVPTYRLHVSKL, from the exons ATGTACTGGTGGTTTACTGGTGGCCGGAATGTAATCGGCCATCGCCGACTGCCGCCCGGTCCTCGAGGACTACCAATCATCGGAAGCCTCCACATGTTAGGCAAGCTCCCACACCATAGCCTCCGTAAATTAGCCAATAAATATGGACCCATCATGTTCATTCGACTTGGCCAAGTCCCAGCCATGGTAGTCTCTTCCCCTAAAGCAGCTGAATTGGTTCTCAAGACCTATGATTCCATCTTTGCTAGTAGACCCAACACCATGGCATCCAAGCATTTGTCTTATGGTGGCAAAGGTATAGCCTTCACCCAATATGGCCCTTACTGGACTAAAATGCGTAGGCTATGCACAACTGAGTTCTTTGGCCACTCAAAGATTGGATTGTTCAAGTTAATGAGGGAAGAAGAGCTTGGCCGCCTTGTTGAAATACTCAAGAAAGATGCCGAAGCCGGTACCATGGTGGATTTCACTGCTAAGGTTGGATCACTCATCGAGCAAATGACTTACCTCATGGTATTGGGCGAAAGGGATGATAACTTCAATATCAAACCAGTTATTAAGGAAGCTCTAAGGCTTTCTGGTGCCTTCAACTTGGATGATTATATTCCTGGCTCACTTGATATTCAG GGATTGACTCGTCATATGAAAGCTGTGAACAAAGTTGCTGATGAGTTCCTAGAGAAGCTCATTGACAATCACCTTCAACCAACTAAAGACCACAAGGATCATCACAAGGGCTTCATAGATACAATGTTGTCTTTGATGTTAAAATCTGATGGGAGAATAAAGGATCAGCAGCAATACATGATGGATCGAACAAATATCAAAGCAATCATGGTTGATATGCTTGTTGGTTCAATGGATTCAACAACAACCACAATTGAATGGACATTTTCAGAACTCTTGAAACATCCAAGAGTTATGAAAAAGCTTCAAGAAGAGCTGAAGAATGTTGTTGGTATGGATAAGTTTGTGAAAGAAGAGTATTTATTAAACCTAGAATACTTGAATATGGTGATAAGGGAAAGTATGAGGCTTCATCCTCCTGGACCATTGCTTGTTCCTCGTGAATCAATGGAGGATGTAACAATTGATGATTACTACATACCTAAGAAGTCTTGTGTTATTATAAATGCTTGGGCAATAGGTCGAGACCCTAATGTATGGTCCGATAACGCCGAAGAATTTCTCCCAGAGAGATTTATAGGCAACGGTGTCGACATTCAAGGACATGATTTCCAACTTATCCCATTTGGATCAGGTCGTAGAGTTTGCCCTGGTTTGCAATTGGGATTAACTCTGGTTCGACTAGTTCTTGCACAATTGGTTCATTGCTTCGATTGGACGCTTCCGAATGGAATGTTACCTAGTGATTTAGACATGAATGAGATGTATGGCCTAACAGTGTCAAGGGCGAAGCCTCTCCTCGCTGTTCCAACTTATCGTCTTCATGTCTCTAAGTTATGA